A region of the Desulfomicrobium macestii genome:
GCATTCGTATTTCGTATGCGCTCGATGACGATACTCTGTCCGGTTGCCTGGACAGGATCGGCCAGGTTCTGCACGGCTTGAAAAAATGATTGGAGGTAGGCCCTGTGATTGACCAGTCCCCCCCGTGGAAAGCCCTTGTCGAACATGTCGCGGAGCTCAAGCACATGCGTGAGCTTTTTGACCGTGATCCGGGTCGTTTCGACCGTTTTTCAGCGGAAGGCGCCGGTCTTTTTCTGGATTATTCCAAGAACAGGATCACGGACAAGACCATGAACCTGCTTTTCGATCTGGCCGGCGAGGCCGACGTGGCCGGGCGGGTGGAGGCCATGTTTTCCGGTTCGCGCATCAACACCACCGAAAATCGGGCCGTGCTGCATGTGGCCCTGCGGGCGGACGCGGACCAGTTCATTCTCGTGGACGGGATAAACGTCGTGGAACAGGTGCAAGGGGTGCTGGACCAGATGGACGTGTTCACGGGCAAGGTCCGCTCCGGGGAATGGAAGGGCTACACGGGAGCGCGCATCACGGATGTGGTCAATATCGGCATCGGCGGGTCGGATCTGGGGCCGCGCATGGTCACGGCGGCTCTCGACCACTACCGTCAGCAGGATCTTGATTTTCATTTTGTTTCCAACATCGATGGCACGCACATCTCCCAAGTGCTGGGCAAGGTGCGCCCCGAAAGCACGCTTTTCATAATTGCCTCCAAGACCTTCACCACCCAGGAAACCCTGACCAACGCGCACACCGCCCGCGACTGGTTTCTGCGGAGCGGGGCGGCGCAGGCCGACGTGGCCCGGCATTTCGTGGCTCTGTCCACCAATGAGGCCGCTGTCCGGGAGTTCGGCATCGACCCGGCCAACATGTTCGCCTTCTGGGACTGGGTAGGGGGGCGCTACTCCCTGTGGTCCTGTATCGGCCTGTCCATCGCCCTGGCCGTGGGCATGGAGAACTTCCGCGAGCTTCTGGCCGGCGCCAGGGAGATGGACAAGCATTTTCGCACAACGCCCTTTGAGCACAACATCCCTGTGCTGCTGGCGCTTCTGGGCGTGTGGTACCGCAATTTCCACGGTTTGGAGTCCCATGCCGTGCTCCCTTATGACCAGTATCTGGCACTTTTGCCCGCGTATCTGCAGCAGGCGGACATGGAGAGCAACGGCAAGGGCGTGAACCGGGACGGAATACCCGTGACCCACGCCACGGGCCCGATCCTGTGGGGCGAGCCCGGCACCAACGGCCAGCATGCCTTTTACCAGCTTTTGCACCAGGGCACGACCGTGGTTCCCTGCGATTTTCTGGTAGCGGTCAATCCGCTGCATGCGGTCGGCGAGCATCACACCATCCTGCTGGCCAATTTTCTGGCCCAGACCGAGGCCCTCATGCGCGGGCGCACCCTGGCCGAGGCCGAAGCGGAACTCGCGGATCTTGAACCCCAGGCCCGAGAGGCGCTGGCTCCCCACAAGGCATTTCCGGGCAACCGCCCGAGCAACTCCCTGCTCTACGAGCGCCTCACTCCGCGCACGCTTGGCAGCCTGATCGCCATGTACGAGCACAAGATTTTCGTGCAGGGCGTCATCTGGGGGATCAATTCCTTCGACCAGATGGGCGTGGAGCTGGGCAAGCAGTTGGCGGGGGTGATTTTGCCGGAGCTTCGCGGCGGGGCGGCAGGCGTGCACGACGCTTCGACCCTGGGGCTTATCCGCCACTGCATTGACCGGCGCAAGTCTTGAAAACCAACATTGAATGCCCCGGGGCTGCGAGCCCCGGCCCTTGCTCTTCCACATTTTTGACCTCGGCCAAAGCATGAAGCTCAATCCCTTTCGCGTTGATCCGGCCCATCCCTTTCAGCTGGTAAAATTCCTGTCCATCAGCACGCTGGTGCTGATTCTTGCGTCAAGCAGCCTCATGTCGGTGTTCATGACCAATTACGCCAAGAGCGCGCTCCTGAAGAAAAATCAGGCCTTCGCCAGACTGTTGGCCGAGAACCTGAACCATCAGATCTACAGGCGTTTCACCTTGCCCGTAGTGCTCGGTTTCGGGCGTGTCGAGCTCAAGCGCAAGGACCAGTACGAACGCCTGGAGCAGGTCATCGAATCGACCATCCATTCCTTTCATGTCCTTGATCTGCGCATCTACGACGAGCAGAACGAGGTCGCCTTCAGCACCGATGCCGAGCAGGTCGGTAACAACGAATTGGGCGACGAGGCCGTGCAGGCGGCGATACAGAGCGGCAAGATCAGCTTCGAATTGCAGAACTCCCTGAGCATCTGGGATGTGCTTGCCGCCATCAACCTCGAAGACGGGGACGTGGTGCTGCGCACGGTCTATCCCTTGAGAGCCGAACGCGATTTGCGCTTTCGGGACCAGCCCGGACCGCTGCTGGGCATTCTGGAACTGACCCAGGACATCACCAGCGATTACGAAACCGTGCTGCACCTGCTGCGGCTCATCATCCTGACCACGTTCATGGGTTCGGCCGCTCTTTACGGGCTGATCTTTTTTCTTGTCCGCAAGGCCGACCGGGTGCTCGATGAAAGGCTGCGCGACAAGGACCGCCTGGAAAAGGAGTTGCTCCAGAACGAAAAGCTTGCCTCCATGGGGCGCATGGTGGCCAGTATCGCGCATGAAATCCGCAACCCGCTGGGCATCATCCGCAGCAGCGCGGAGCTTCTCCTCAAAAGGCAAAAGGCCGAAGGCGGAACCAACGTGAAGATGCTCGAAGCCATTTTTCACGAGTCCAAGCGCTTGAGCCAGACCGTGAACGATTTTCTTGATTACGCTCGCCCCCGTCAGCCTTCCCTGGAGGACGTCGATCTGGAGAAGGTCGTGCGCCATGCCGTGGGATTCCTGACCCAGGAGGGACAGGAGCATGGGGTGGTGGTGGAAAGCTCGTTGCCGACGAGGTATGTGGTCCAGGGAGACCGGGATCTTTTGTATCGGGGTTTCTACAACCTGATCAGCAACGCAATCCAGGCCTGCTCCGATGGCGGGCATGTGCGCATCATGCCGGTCTGCCATGAGGACCAGATGGCAGTGCTGGTGCAGGATACGGGCACGGGGTTTGATTCCAAGCAGCTGGACCGTTACGTCGAGCCTTTCTTCACGACCAAGGACACAGGTACGGGCCTGGGCCTGGCCATAACAAGTTCCATTTTTCAGATTCACGGCGCGGAGATGATCTTAAGGAACGGTCCTCACGGTGGGGCCGAAGCCTTGGTGATTTTTTCCGAGCCATGCTAGCGGGTAATACACATGGGCAATCACATACTGATCATCGACGACGAGAAAAACTATCTCCTGGTGCTGGAGGCCATCCTCGAAGAGGAGGGGTACACGGTCACGGCCCTGGGCGACCCGGTCATGGCCATGACCTACCTCGACGAGTCCGAGGTCGATGTGGTCATAACCGACATGAAAATGCCCGGCATGACCGGCCAGCAGGTTCTGGAGACGGTACGCAAGCGTCATCCCCATGTCCCGGTCATGATCATGACTGCTTTCGGCACCATCGATCGCGCCGTGGATGCCATGAAGAGCGGGGCTTTTGACTACATCACCAAGCCATTTTCCAATGACGAGATCCTGCTCTCCGTAGGCAAGGCCATGAAACTCTCCCACGCGGAGCAGCAGAACCGTCTGTTGCGGGAAAGCCTGGCCGAAAAGTTCGGCAAGGAAACCATCATCGGCAACTCCAAGCCCATCCAGGATGTCCTGACCCTGGCGGGCAAGGTCGCCCCTACGCGCAGCAACGTGCTGGTCACGGGCGAGTCCGGCACGGGCAAGGAATTGGTGGCCCGGGCCATCCACATCGCCTCGGACCGCAAGGACATGCCGTTTATCTCGGTCAACTGCATGTCCCTGAACCCGGGCGTGCTGGAGAGCGAGCTTTTCGGCCACGAAAAGGGCTCCTTCACCGGAGCGATGGCCCTGAAGCGCGGCCGCTTCGAGCTGGCCCAGGGCGGGACGCTTTTCCTGGACGAGATCGGGGAGCTTTCCCAGGAGATGCAGGTCAAGCTTCTGCGCGTGCTGCAGGAGCGGGTGATCGAGCGGGTCGGCGGCACGGAGACCATTGCCGTGGATTTCAGGCTGGTGGCGGCCACCAACAAGAACCTGCAGGAGGAGATCGTGGCCGGCAGGTTCCGCGAGGATCTCTTTTACCGCCTGAACGTGGTCAACATCCATCTGCCGCCCTTGCGCGAGCGGCGTGAGGACATCCCCATCCTGGCCAGCCATTTTCTGCGCAAGTTCTCGCTGGAGAACAACCGTCAGGTGCACGGCTTCACTCCCGGCGCCATCGACTATCTTTCCGCCTACGAATGGCCGGGCAACGTGCGCCAGCTGGAGAACGTCATCGAGCGCTGCGTGGTCCTCAGCAGCCACGACGTGATCGATGTGGACGATCTGCCGGCGGAGCTGCGCGACGAGGAGATGCAGTTCAAGAGCGCCGTGGATCTTTTGCCGCTCAAGGTCAATCTGTCCGAAACCCTGGAAAAGATCGAGGCGGCCCTCATCCGCCGGGCCATGGTCCGCTCCGGATTCGTGCAGGTCAAGACGGCGGAGCTCCTTGACGTGTCCAAGAGCCTGCTGCAGTACAAGCTCAAGAAATACAAGATCTCGGCCAAGAACTAGCGCGTGTCCGGGATGAGCGAAGCCTCTGTCGCCGATTTGCTGGCCACGGTGGAGCAAACTCCGTGGCTGGCAGTGGATATCGTCGGGCGCCGGTTTTTTCCGGCGCAGGCCCCGCGATTCACCGCCCCGGCGCGGCCCTGGCCGCCCCCGGTGCAGCGCGGTCTTGAGCTTCTGGGCGTCCGCGAGCTTTACGAGCATCAGGTCCGGGCCATCGATATGGTCCGCTCCGGCCGCCACGTGGTCGTGGCCACGCCCACGGCCAGCGGCA
Encoded here:
- a CDS encoding sigma-54-dependent transcriptional regulator encodes the protein MGNHILIIDDEKNYLLVLEAILEEEGYTVTALGDPVMAMTYLDESEVDVVITDMKMPGMTGQQVLETVRKRHPHVPVMIMTAFGTIDRAVDAMKSGAFDYITKPFSNDEILLSVGKAMKLSHAEQQNRLLRESLAEKFGKETIIGNSKPIQDVLTLAGKVAPTRSNVLVTGESGTGKELVARAIHIASDRKDMPFISVNCMSLNPGVLESELFGHEKGSFTGAMALKRGRFELAQGGTLFLDEIGELSQEMQVKLLRVLQERVIERVGGTETIAVDFRLVAATNKNLQEEIVAGRFREDLFYRLNVVNIHLPPLRERREDIPILASHFLRKFSLENNRQVHGFTPGAIDYLSAYEWPGNVRQLENVIERCVVLSSHDVIDVDDLPAELRDEEMQFKSAVDLLPLKVNLSETLEKIEAALIRRAMVRSGFVQVKTAELLDVSKSLLQYKLKKYKISAKN
- the pgi gene encoding glucose-6-phosphate isomerase; the protein is MIDQSPPWKALVEHVAELKHMRELFDRDPGRFDRFSAEGAGLFLDYSKNRITDKTMNLLFDLAGEADVAGRVEAMFSGSRINTTENRAVLHVALRADADQFILVDGINVVEQVQGVLDQMDVFTGKVRSGEWKGYTGARITDVVNIGIGGSDLGPRMVTAALDHYRQQDLDFHFVSNIDGTHISQVLGKVRPESTLFIIASKTFTTQETLTNAHTARDWFLRSGAAQADVARHFVALSTNEAAVREFGIDPANMFAFWDWVGGRYSLWSCIGLSIALAVGMENFRELLAGAREMDKHFRTTPFEHNIPVLLALLGVWYRNFHGLESHAVLPYDQYLALLPAYLQQADMESNGKGVNRDGIPVTHATGPILWGEPGTNGQHAFYQLLHQGTTVVPCDFLVAVNPLHAVGEHHTILLANFLAQTEALMRGRTLAEAEAELADLEPQAREALAPHKAFPGNRPSNSLLYERLTPRTLGSLIAMYEHKIFVQGVIWGINSFDQMGVELGKQLAGVILPELRGGAAGVHDASTLGLIRHCIDRRKS
- a CDS encoding histidine kinase dimerization/phospho-acceptor domain-containing protein yields the protein MKLNPFRVDPAHPFQLVKFLSISTLVLILASSSLMSVFMTNYAKSALLKKNQAFARLLAENLNHQIYRRFTLPVVLGFGRVELKRKDQYERLEQVIESTIHSFHVLDLRIYDEQNEVAFSTDAEQVGNNELGDEAVQAAIQSGKISFELQNSLSIWDVLAAINLEDGDVVLRTVYPLRAERDLRFRDQPGPLLGILELTQDITSDYETVLHLLRLIILTTFMGSAALYGLIFFLVRKADRVLDERLRDKDRLEKELLQNEKLASMGRMVASIAHEIRNPLGIIRSSAELLLKRQKAEGGTNVKMLEAIFHESKRLSQTVNDFLDYARPRQPSLEDVDLEKVVRHAVGFLTQEGQEHGVVVESSLPTRYVVQGDRDLLYRGFYNLISNAIQACSDGGHVRIMPVCHEDQMAVLVQDTGTGFDSKQLDRYVEPFFTTKDTGTGLGLAITSSIFQIHGAEMILRNGPHGGAEALVIFSEPC